One segment of Methanothermobacter sp. DNA contains the following:
- a CDS encoding class III signal peptide-containing protein, protein MIMKDRGGQGGAEYILLFAAIIIIAVAALYIYSSYFKIQGNETVDVKLTITNIGPSKSVFIYEANNTTGGGSRHIISGDPGNYFFLLQPGSSRTFNLGRMSAGTSFTVEGGVGDPRRGADDLRGIGQMGRWTLNIGNQTYSWTIRGPFDYRKNPTGSVLMSFSIAGGGGSPFRFTADQAQVRGNVSR, encoded by the coding sequence ATGATAATGAAGGATAGAGGTGGACAGGGGGGTGCAGAGTACATACTTCTTTTTGCAGCCATCATAATAATCGCGGTTGCAGCCCTCTACATATACAGCTCCTACTTCAAAATCCAGGGAAACGAGACAGTTGATGTGAAGCTCACAATAACCAATATCGGCCCATCAAAAAGCGTCTTTATCTATGAGGCCAATAACACCACTGGTGGCGGAAGCCGGCACATCATATCGGGGGACCCTGGAAACTACTTCTTCCTCCTCCAGCCAGGTTCAAGCAGGACCTTCAACCTTGGCCGGATGAGTGCCGGCACCAGCTTCACGGTTGAGGGTGGTGTCGGTGACCCCCGAAGAGGTGCGGATGACCTCAGGGGCATAGGTCAGATGGGGAGGTGGACACTGAACATAGGAAACCAGACCTACTCCTGGACCATAAGAGGACCCTTCGACTATCGTAAGAACCCAACTGGAAGTGTCCTCATGTCATTCTCCATAGCTGGGGGTGGAGGCTCACCCTTCAGGTTCACCGCAGACCAGGCCCAGGTGCGGGGTAACGTATCAAGGTAG
- a CDS encoding PsbP-related protein: MKRCSNCGSENRRNAVFCSSCGFKLNSGRSNSWWKKQSQTSKVLIAITIPFVLIIALAIAATVFTDYSTESSYDSVDATEGSALTESYLNKFKGSGISFSYPKTWIIYTLEDRSSDAVVDLKSYDMGINSIMTVYKKPYTLDAEALRDIWLEVCYEKGDTVEYVKEIKVDGNRAYAIKSFYYSNGCGEHEYIVFTDGAYEYSLLFTSDDISIIQDDIDTIIRSFRVE, translated from the coding sequence TTGAAAAGGTGCTCAAACTGTGGATCAGAAAACAGGAGAAATGCTGTCTTCTGTTCCAGCTGCGGGTTTAAACTCAATTCCGGGAGGAGTAACAGCTGGTGGAAAAAGCAGAGCCAGACATCAAAGGTCCTAATAGCGATTACAATCCCATTTGTCTTGATTATTGCCCTTGCGATTGCAGCAACCGTATTTACCGATTACAGTACTGAATCCAGTTATGATAGTGTAGATGCAACTGAAGGGTCAGCGTTAACAGAATCATACCTCAATAAGTTCAAGGGCAGTGGAATCTCATTCAGTTACCCCAAGACATGGATTATTTACACACTAGAAGATAGGAGCTCAGATGCCGTCGTTGATCTCAAATCTTATGATATGGGTATAAACTCCATCATGACCGTCTATAAAAAACCTTACACCCTTGATGCTGAAGCACTAAGGGACATCTGGCTTGAGGTATGCTATGAAAAAGGGGACACCGTGGAATATGTGAAGGAAATCAAGGTTGATGGCAACAGGGCATATGCCATAAAATCATTTTATTATTCAAATGGATGCGGAGAGCATGAGTACATTGTATTCACAGACGGCGCATATGAATACTCCCTGCTTTTCACATCTGATGACATCTCAATTATACAGGATGATATAGACACAATTATAAGGAGTTTCAGGGTTGAGTGA
- a CDS encoding ATP-binding protein: MPIISLNRTKDFFGREKEIRRINEALNDPGFVVVTGKMGSGKTAILRRIQEENSNRTTFIDMRCTDIRRSHEGIPDFRRITVLARTMEWNILLDSMPPEKSSITDAWKMSQMHCMRCAVAVRYSAGLIRDIQKELPRAAVVEVPPLTERDTERYIRFRAPAVRAVRAGIEYIHEVTGGMPLFIDSFLNVLSDGIIYGPALLEENFKAKFQQIAFPWIAELNRLTLREKNILSLLKDGPLGGDEIPASSSELEELELRGLIELHGNRWSLGSDLLRRVIVELENQTGCI, translated from the coding sequence ATGCCAATAATCTCTTTAAACAGGACAAAAGATTTTTTTGGAAGAGAAAAGGAGATAAGAAGAATTAATGAGGCCCTCAATGACCCCGGATTTGTGGTTGTGACGGGTAAGATGGGCTCAGGGAAAACTGCTATTCTCAGGAGAATCCAGGAGGAAAACTCCAACAGGACGACCTTCATTGATATGAGGTGCACCGATATCAGGAGGTCCCATGAGGGTATACCTGACTTCAGGAGGATAACAGTTCTTGCAAGAACCATGGAGTGGAATATACTCCTTGACAGCATGCCCCCTGAGAAGTCATCCATTACAGATGCATGGAAGATGTCACAGATGCACTGCATGAGGTGTGCTGTGGCGGTGAGGTACAGTGCAGGACTTATCAGGGATATTCAGAAGGAACTACCCAGGGCGGCTGTTGTTGAGGTGCCACCCCTCACAGAAAGAGACACAGAAAGGTACATAAGGTTCAGGGCACCGGCTGTCAGGGCTGTCAGGGCTGGAATAGAATATATCCATGAGGTCACAGGGGGCATGCCCCTATTCATTGACAGCTTCCTGAATGTGCTATCAGATGGAATCATATATGGTCCCGCGCTCCTTGAGGAGAACTTCAAGGCAAAGTTTCAGCAGATAGCCTTTCCATGGATCGCTGAACTTAACCGCCTGACCCTGAGGGAAAAGAATATACTGAGTCTTTTAAAGGACGGTCCCCTTGGAGGGGATGAAATACCTGCCAGCAGCAGTGAACTTGAGGAACTTGAACTCAGGGGCCTCATTGAGCTTCATGGAAATAGATGGAGTCTCGGCTCAGATCTCCTTAGAAGGGTCATTGTTGAACTTGAGAATCAGACGGGGTGTATCTAG
- a CDS encoding Mur ligase family protein, with protein MRVAVLGLGAEGLRAVESLKRRGHSVYASDIRREIPAKPEGVDLDLGFHDTEKIEAADAVVISPSMIKTEFMERFRDKLLCRVLEGHRKPKTIVVTGTNGKTTTATMIAHVLECAGERVLLGGNAGGGFEGYTELFLRASEEEFDYLVVEVCDMTLEFASECFDIDLVVLTNLGEDHMDFHGSMENYRRTMAEFLKGRDAVISPSESDRELREAPRLLRTYSEYTGPLRVEGGFNRLNAGAASEALRYLGVPEDIIREGLAGFEPVRGRIRSFIINGASVVAGKTDNPHALRAVLSESDFDVMFIGTPRRTEEWRLHILDEVAESPPEVLVIFPGLEDTVDMVLEYLEGLEIPSEVITVDDPDEIPGMVLEFSRKYRRVFVGGNGQDRIIRVQEKLEEISSCE; from the coding sequence ATGAGGGTTGCGGTGCTGGGACTTGGAGCTGAGGGTTTAAGGGCAGTTGAGTCACTGAAGAGAAGGGGTCACAGCGTATATGCAAGTGATATACGGCGCGAAATCCCTGCAAAACCTGAGGGAGTTGACCTTGACCTTGGCTTTCATGACACGGAAAAGATAGAGGCTGCGGATGCGGTTGTAATCAGCCCATCAATGATAAAAACTGAATTCATGGAGCGGTTCAGGGATAAACTCCTCTGCAGGGTCCTTGAGGGCCACAGGAAGCCAAAAACCATCGTGGTCACAGGGACCAATGGAAAGACCACAACAGCCACGATGATAGCACATGTACTTGAATGTGCAGGTGAAAGGGTGCTTCTTGGCGGAAATGCTGGCGGAGGATTTGAGGGTTACACAGAACTCTTTTTAAGGGCATCTGAGGAGGAATTCGACTACCTTGTGGTGGAGGTCTGCGATATGACCCTGGAATTCGCATCAGAGTGCTTTGACATTGACCTCGTGGTCCTCACAAACCTTGGCGAGGACCACATGGACTTCCACGGGTCAATGGAGAATTACAGGAGGACGATGGCAGAATTCCTGAAGGGAAGGGATGCTGTGATAAGCCCCAGTGAATCAGACAGAGAACTCAGGGAGGCCCCCCGGCTTCTCAGGACCTACAGTGAGTACACCGGGCCCCTGAGGGTTGAGGGTGGATTCAACAGACTGAACGCAGGGGCCGCATCAGAGGCCCTCAGGTATCTTGGGGTTCCAGAGGATATCATAAGGGAGGGACTTGCCGGTTTCGAGCCTGTGAGGGGTCGTATAAGGTCCTTCATCATCAACGGGGCATCTGTTGTTGCAGGTAAAACCGACAACCCCCATGCCCTGAGGGCAGTACTCTCAGAATCAGACTTCGATGTCATGTTCATCGGGACACCCAGGAGGACAGAGGAGTGGCGCCTCCATATCCTTGATGAGGTTGCAGAGTCACCCCCTGAGGTCCTTGTGATATTCCCGGGCCTTGAGGACACGGTTGACATGGTACTGGAATACCTCGAGGGTCTTGAAATCCCATCAGAGGTCATAACGGTTGATGACCCTGATGAAATCCCCGGGATGGTCCTTGAGTTTTCCAGGAAATACAGGAGAGTCTTCGTGGGTGGAAACGGTCAGGACAGGATAATCAGGGTCCAGGAAAAACTCGAGGAGATCTCCTCCTGTGAATGA
- a CDS encoding DUF169 domain-containing protein, giving the protein MVDVCAANGYDEVSEKLKTLLGLEKSPVAIKLVLREDDLPEGVEKIDKPARHCEMVQMAAAGKSFYATAEAQACKGGADALGIDEAPEKVKTGEFYYNLGRFASFASAKRTFDEIPSVDLRFYAAVYAPLEDATFDPDVIVIICNPAQAMKISQALVYTLGGRVEADFSGIQSLCADAVAGPYMRKRANITMGCSGSRQYAGVRDDELIVGLNGENIGCVVNALEAISQ; this is encoded by the coding sequence GTGGTTGATGTATGCGCTGCGAATGGATATGATGAGGTATCAGAAAAACTGAAGACCCTCCTCGGACTTGAAAAGTCCCCGGTGGCTATAAAACTCGTTCTAAGGGAGGATGACCTTCCTGAGGGCGTTGAAAAAATAGATAAACCTGCAAGGCACTGTGAAATGGTCCAGATGGCCGCTGCAGGAAAATCCTTCTATGCAACGGCGGAGGCCCAGGCATGCAAGGGTGGTGCAGATGCCCTCGGGATAGATGAGGCACCAGAGAAGGTCAAAACAGGGGAGTTCTACTACAACCTTGGCCGCTTTGCAAGCTTTGCATCCGCCAAGAGAACCTTTGATGAGATACCATCAGTTGACCTCAGGTTCTACGCCGCAGTATACGCGCCCCTTGAGGATGCGACCTTTGACCCTGACGTCATAGTCATCATCTGCAACCCTGCCCAGGCAATGAAGATCTCCCAGGCCCTTGTCTACACCCTGGGTGGCCGCGTTGAGGCAGACTTCTCAGGTATACAGTCACTATGTGCAGACGCAGTTGCAGGCCCCTACATGAGGAAGAGGGCAAACATAACCATGGGGTGCAGCGGTTCAAGGCAGTACGCCGGTGTAAGGGACGACGAACTCATCGTGGGGCTCAACGGCGAAAACATAGGGTGTGTTGTCAATGCCCTTGAGGCCATAAGCCAGTAG
- a CDS encoding pseudomurein-binding repeat-containing protein — MDPDRMIPVIVAVMVALLLTAGALQLLKGSGVPEDKIETATVEKTSDGYQLNLQAVLELAEMDSGNGTVEYRGFNFTGPQLLYIFARGVVMLELNETGKIHVGEYSGPEDPYGFMDTVTLTRSEYTDMAERTYTWMDANGRSPNHVGIYVEGSPDITPSLARKIFRQVLVEYRRTGTLPEVINV, encoded by the coding sequence ATGGATCCCGACAGGATGATTCCGGTTATTGTAGCGGTTATGGTGGCTCTTCTGTTGACAGCCGGTGCACTGCAGTTACTTAAGGGCAGCGGTGTTCCAGAAGATAAAATTGAAACGGCAACAGTTGAAAAAACCTCAGACGGATACCAGCTGAACCTTCAGGCTGTCCTTGAACTTGCAGAGATGGACTCGGGTAACGGGACAGTAGAATACAGGGGATTCAACTTCACAGGCCCCCAGTTACTCTACATCTTTGCAAGGGGGGTTGTGATGCTGGAACTCAATGAGACAGGAAAGATCCATGTGGGTGAATACAGTGGCCCTGAGGACCCCTATGGGTTCATGGATACAGTTACACTTACAAGGAGCGAATACACCGACATGGCGGAGCGCACATACACCTGGATGGACGCCAATGGCAGAAGCCCCAACCATGTTGGTATCTATGTTGAGGGATCCCCCGACATAACCCCATCTCTTGCAAGGAAGATCTTCAGACAGGTTCTGGTTGAATACAGGAGGACAGGAACTCTACCAGAAGTTATAAATGTCTGA
- the msrA gene encoding peptide-methionine (S)-S-oxide reductase MsrA: MGRYKKATFGAGCFWGVEDAFRRVRGVVSTRVGYMGGHLENPTYEDVCTGLTGHAEVVEVTFDPDLVSYSDLLDVFWSIHDPTSLNRQGPDVGEQYRSVIFYHDDEQRRLAVESRRKLEESGRFSGRIVTAIEPAGTFYEAEDYHQQYLEKNRKGRCYLRRLL; encoded by the coding sequence ATGGGAAGATATAAGAAGGCCACCTTCGGTGCCGGATGCTTCTGGGGAGTTGAGGATGCCTTCAGGAGGGTCAGGGGTGTCGTATCCACCCGTGTGGGGTACATGGGGGGCCACTTGGAAAACCCCACCTATGAGGATGTCTGCACCGGACTTACAGGGCACGCCGAGGTTGTTGAGGTCACCTTTGACCCTGACCTTGTAAGTTACAGTGACCTCCTCGATGTCTTCTGGAGCATCCATGACCCCACCAGCCTCAACAGGCAGGGGCCGGACGTGGGTGAGCAGTACCGTTCAGTGATATTCTACCATGACGATGAGCAGAGGAGGCTTGCAGTGGAGTCAAGGAGAAAGCTTGAGGAGTCCGGGAGGTTCAGCGGGAGGATAGTAACAGCCATTGAACCGGCAGGGACCTTCTATGAGGCCGAGGACTACCACCAGCAGTACCTTGAGAAGAACAGGAAGGGGAGATGTTACCTGAGGAGGCTCCTCTGA
- a CDS encoding Mur ligase family protein, which produces MIRNMNVLVLGAGNAGRPAARLLRHLENSVLVNDVRELDELPPKARKRIDEMKKEGVRFRFGGHRIEDMLWADAVFISPSIPHDAPVREMLGRVEKDLIHITTSDIGRALNQLIGIPMVGVAGTDGKTTTTNMIDHILSSHHRTVSFSSIQDSLVIEGLVELVVNGDVRNRDMAVFELPHGTIRMADGLEIVAGVVTNLTPDHMDEFRDYDEYIERNFSIKNLIAPGGVLVLCGDDPVIAGLLDDLEVKSVVYGLGNGRTVEFMDRTFGGSAEPQVSATDIELMGLDGSEFTLKVSEIPTARCSTCGSLNCEEHDGVVHIGPLTERIKLRVPGLFNVENALAAITVALVLGFDIEDIKNSLEDFRGIKGRFEFIDMVDGVPVYMDAAHNPESMEKLFEGIEFKGRLIISLDNPDTLTVRDKYRIGQILGERADVLIVSARNETTGKIDMEAASEVERGAGRDKTIKTESVYDSIRMALEIAEKGDTVLHMGPGVVNAYDNVRNDIERAIESMRDFTVVLGGCGNVGSLMARNLRARGYRVIVSDLKESTPLEEVFREEGIELDLGGHSMEVLRRAGTIAITPALENNRKVLDLISGLDADVIGVEDVLNMCPVEKPVVGVTGTNGKTTTTGILKSIMRAAGKTVPEHHLNIQGNTELVPALQARLPGDVAVVEIGTFGRRGEIRQSALLSGVSVGVITNISRDHLSGGRRFSDYIECKREILDTAEVMVLNADDPIVASFAEGLREERAVLYGIQSMDSATVMPEGRECPKCGNNLKYTRRTMGHLGDYQCVCGYRRPQPEVMAIDASATGFKLVIGSEMRDVKLRAPGIFNVYNALAAAAAAWALGVDLDDIVRGIESFGGVRGRFQKLMDSPRVILDYAHNPAGVRAVMQELKGTDGRLIVVNTVASESGIDGDLEIASLLKDADTVIPASYAARRASSILGKRVVHIESSRKRAGAGTLGASREQVEEAVSKALEIAEPDDTVLIIGEGGFRYAEDYIR; this is translated from the coding sequence TTGATCAGGAACATGAACGTGCTTGTGCTTGGAGCTGGAAACGCGGGTAGACCCGCCGCAAGATTGCTGAGACACCTTGAAAACAGTGTGCTTGTAAATGACGTCAGGGAACTGGATGAACTACCCCCCAAGGCCAGAAAGAGAATAGATGAGATGAAAAAGGAGGGTGTAAGGTTCAGGTTCGGGGGTCACAGGATTGAGGACATGCTCTGGGCCGACGCCGTCTTCATATCACCCAGCATACCCCATGATGCACCGGTACGTGAGATGCTGGGGAGGGTGGAGAAGGATCTTATTCACATAACAACATCAGACATAGGGAGGGCCCTGAACCAGCTCATAGGCATCCCCATGGTGGGAGTTGCAGGTACAGACGGAAAGACAACAACCACCAACATGATAGACCACATACTCTCATCACACCACAGGACGGTGTCATTCTCATCGATCCAGGACTCACTGGTCATTGAGGGCCTTGTTGAACTTGTGGTGAATGGTGATGTGAGAAACAGGGACATGGCCGTGTTTGAACTCCCACATGGGACCATAAGGATGGCTGATGGCCTTGAAATAGTGGCTGGTGTTGTGACAAACCTCACACCCGACCACATGGATGAGTTCAGGGACTACGATGAATACATTGAGAGAAACTTCTCAATAAAGAACCTCATAGCCCCCGGGGGTGTTCTGGTACTCTGTGGAGATGACCCGGTCATCGCAGGGCTCCTGGATGACCTTGAGGTTAAAAGTGTTGTCTATGGTCTGGGAAATGGGAGAACAGTTGAATTCATGGATAGAACCTTCGGTGGCTCGGCAGAACCCCAGGTCAGCGCAACAGACATAGAACTCATGGGTCTCGATGGCTCGGAGTTCACCCTGAAGGTCTCAGAGATACCGACTGCCCGCTGCAGCACCTGCGGATCTTTAAACTGTGAGGAACATGATGGGGTGGTCCATATCGGGCCCCTCACCGAGAGGATAAAGCTCAGGGTACCTGGTCTCTTCAACGTGGAGAACGCCCTTGCAGCCATAACCGTTGCACTGGTACTCGGATTTGACATTGAGGATATCAAAAATTCATTAGAGGACTTCAGGGGTATAAAGGGTAGATTTGAATTCATAGACATGGTTGATGGTGTGCCTGTGTACATGGACGCAGCCCACAACCCTGAGAGTATGGAGAAACTCTTTGAGGGCATTGAATTTAAGGGGAGACTGATAATAAGCCTGGACAACCCCGACACCCTCACAGTGAGGGACAAGTACAGGATAGGCCAGATACTGGGTGAAAGAGCCGATGTACTGATTGTGAGTGCCAGGAATGAGACAACAGGTAAGATTGACATGGAAGCGGCCTCTGAGGTAGAGAGGGGTGCCGGCAGGGATAAAACCATAAAGACTGAGAGCGTATATGATAGCATAAGGATGGCCCTTGAAATCGCAGAAAAGGGGGATACGGTACTCCACATGGGTCCCGGGGTTGTCAACGCCTATGATAATGTGAGGAATGATATTGAGAGGGCCATAGAGTCAATGAGGGACTTCACAGTTGTCCTTGGAGGCTGCGGAAATGTGGGAAGCCTCATGGCAAGGAACCTCAGGGCCAGGGGTTACCGGGTAATTGTCTCGGATCTCAAGGAAAGTACACCCCTCGAGGAGGTCTTCAGGGAGGAGGGAATAGAACTTGACCTGGGGGGTCACAGCATGGAGGTCCTCAGGCGCGCAGGCACCATAGCCATCACACCAGCCCTCGAGAATAACAGGAAGGTTCTTGACCTTATCAGTGGACTTGACGCTGATGTGATAGGCGTTGAGGACGTCCTGAACATGTGCCCTGTTGAGAAACCCGTGGTGGGGGTCACGGGGACCAATGGAAAGACCACCACCACAGGTATTCTCAAATCCATAATGAGAGCTGCCGGAAAGACTGTGCCAGAGCACCACCTCAACATACAGGGCAACACCGAACTGGTGCCGGCCCTACAGGCAAGACTCCCGGGGGATGTGGCGGTGGTTGAGATAGGGACATTCGGGAGGAGGGGTGAGATAAGGCAGTCAGCCCTTCTCTCAGGGGTCTCAGTGGGCGTCATAACCAACATATCAAGGGACCACCTTTCAGGTGGAAGGAGGTTCTCTGATTACATTGAATGCAAGAGGGAGATCCTTGATACAGCAGAGGTCATGGTACTCAACGCCGATGACCCCATAGTCGCATCATTCGCAGAGGGACTGAGGGAGGAGAGAGCGGTGCTCTACGGTATCCAGAGTATGGACTCTGCCACAGTGATGCCAGAGGGGAGGGAATGCCCCAAATGTGGCAACAACCTCAAATATACGCGCAGAACCATGGGGCACCTGGGGGACTATCAGTGTGTCTGCGGCTACCGGAGACCCCAGCCTGAGGTCATGGCCATTGATGCATCAGCCACCGGCTTCAAACTCGTGATAGGCTCCGAGATGAGGGACGTGAAACTCAGGGCACCAGGGATCTTCAATGTCTACAATGCACTGGCAGCCGCTGCCGCCGCATGGGCACTTGGCGTGGACTTGGATGATATAGTGAGGGGAATTGAGTCATTCGGTGGTGTGAGGGGAAGGTTCCAGAAGCTGATGGACTCACCACGGGTCATACTTGACTACGCCCACAACCCGGCCGGTGTGAGGGCGGTGATGCAGGAACTTAAGGGTACCGATGGAAGGCTGATAGTCGTAAACACCGTGGCATCTGAGAGCGGAATAGATGGTGATCTGGAAATCGCATCGCTCCTGAAGGATGCGGACACAGTTATACCGGCCTCCTATGCTGCAAGGAGAGCCTCCAGTATCCTGGGTAAGAGGGTGGTCCATATAGAATCCAGCAGAAAACGTGCTGGTGCTGGAACCCTTGGAGCGAGCCGTGAACAGGTTGAAGAGGCCGTCAGTAAGGCCCTTGAAATTGCAGAACCAGATGACACCGTACTCATAATCGGTGAGGGGGGATTCAGATATGCAGAGGATTATATCAGGTAA
- a CDS encoding CRISPR-associated transcriptional regulator Csa3 encodes MDTTLISTIYSIEPVMFCITQFSPKKVVLLKEDKAPREKEQVEQVLRDTLGNFVEITTFETSLYDVVTIAKDMVEIIDEERANGRRVVVNISGGRKTQALGALFGCYARNHDVQRIVYVTEEDSELIDLPILSFGISKTKKQVLEELKAGETSVKNLAVKIGISRGMTYNHIRELRDMGFIDRERLEITSAGELAVL; translated from the coding sequence ATGGATACAACGCTGATATCCACAATATACTCCATTGAGCCGGTGATGTTCTGCATAACACAGTTCTCACCAAAGAAGGTTGTACTGCTCAAGGAGGATAAGGCGCCAAGGGAGAAGGAACAGGTCGAACAGGTCCTCAGAGACACCCTGGGCAACTTCGTTGAGATAACGACATTTGAGACAAGCCTTTATGATGTTGTCACCATTGCAAAGGACATGGTTGAGATCATAGATGAGGAAAGGGCCAACGGAAGGCGCGTGGTGGTTAACATAAGCGGGGGCAGGAAGACCCAGGCACTCGGTGCACTCTTTGGCTGCTATGCCAGGAACCACGATGTTCAGCGCATAGTGTACGTGACTGAGGAGGACAGTGAACTCATAGACCTCCCAATACTTAGCTTCGGGATCTCCAAGACCAAGAAACAGGTCCTTGAGGAACTCAAGGCCGGTGAAACATCGGTTAAGAACCTTGCAGTCAAGATAGGTATAAGCAGGGGGATGACCTACAACCACATAAGGGAACTCCGTGACATGGGGTTCATAGACCGTGAAAGGCTTGAAATAACCTCTGCAGGCGAACTTGCAGTGCTCTAA
- a CDS encoding DUF4064 domain-containing protein translates to MSDAVETSRTLELVLGIIGAIFGLLGGLFAIVLSVFGSELLYLGISAILASIVGIIGSVYVRNNPRRGGVILIVSAIWLLISISAYAIPGTVFLGIAGILGLIR, encoded by the coding sequence ATGAGTGATGCTGTAGAAACATCAAGGACACTTGAACTTGTGCTTGGAATAATTGGGGCAATCTTCGGTTTGCTTGGAGGTCTTTTTGCCATTGTACTTTCGGTTTTCGGCTCTGAACTCCTCTATCTGGGTATCAGTGCAATACTGGCCTCAATTGTGGGGATCATAGGATCAGTATATGTGAGGAACAACCCCAGAAGGGGCGGTGTGATCCTAATAGTCAGTGCTATCTGGCTTCTTATAAGCATATCTGCCTATGCAATCCCTGGAACAGTTTTCCTTGGTATCGCAGGCATTCTCGGGCTGATAAGATAG
- a CDS encoding NTP transferase domain-containing protein: MDLISAVVTAAGRGSRMFRDMQELGLEPVHKLLLPIDSVTVIEKTLDSVLRARVDECIVVTGHHSGEVEAAIAGMDVEIVRNDPPDVPLSASLLNGVLSASGEIILCIAGDQPAVSPGTMRRISEHADPETVSILARGRSGWLDSAEGLGMPLAASSELLKRYLSMGDGNINPLLRLMVDDGIRLYGVEASEPIELVNINHYSDYLRIRDYFGFKGE, encoded by the coding sequence GTGGACTTGATCTCAGCTGTTGTTACAGCGGCAGGGAGGGGTAGCCGTATGTTCAGGGACATGCAGGAACTCGGCCTTGAGCCGGTCCACAAATTACTGCTCCCCATCGACTCAGTTACTGTAATAGAGAAAACTCTGGATTCCGTGCTCAGGGCGCGTGTGGATGAGTGCATCGTCGTAACAGGCCACCATTCAGGGGAGGTGGAGGCTGCGATAGCAGGTATGGATGTGGAGATCGTGAGGAATGATCCTCCTGATGTTCCACTCTCGGCGTCACTCCTCAATGGTGTTCTATCTGCTTCTGGCGAAATCATACTCTGCATTGCCGGAGATCAGCCTGCAGTATCCCCCGGGACCATGAGGAGGATCAGTGAACATGCTGACCCTGAGACGGTTTCGATACTTGCAAGGGGAAGGAGTGGCTGGCTTGATAGCGCCGAGGGCCTCGGGATGCCCCTTGCAGCGAGCTCAGAGCTCCTTAAAAGGTACCTTTCAATGGGTGATGGAAATATAAATCCTCTGCTCCGTTTGATGGTGGATGATGGCATCAGGCTGTACGGTGTTGAGGCGTCAGAACCCATTGAACTTGTGAATATAAACCACTACAGTGATTACCTCAGAATAAGGGACTATTTTGGATTTAAAGGGGAATAA
- a CDS encoding DUF2085 domain-containing protein gives MKLKYLCHRKPERTFSVRGHYFPVCSRCTGIYTGAFAYFIYAYLTVIEYDTTMIIAALLMMVPTFLDGFTQLLGYRESNNLLRFSTGLAAGVGLGILTKALKYFILHL, from the coding sequence ATGAAACTGAAGTATCTGTGCCACAGAAAACCAGAGAGAACATTTTCAGTAAGAGGCCACTATTTTCCTGTATGTTCAAGGTGTACCGGCATATATACAGGTGCATTTGCATACTTCATATACGCATACCTCACAGTGATTGAATATGATACCACCATGATAATAGCGGCGTTACTTATGATGGTACCAACATTTCTAGATGGATTCACACAGCTACTTGGTTACAGGGAAAGCAACAATCTTCTGCGATTTTCAACAGGTCTTGCAGCCGGTGTGGGGCTGGGTATACTCACAAAGGCACTGAAGTACTTCATACTCCATCTCTGA